A stretch of DNA from Thermodesulfobacteriota bacterium:
TCGTCTGCGCCAAGGCCGGAGCCATCGCCCGGCATCTCGACCGGGTCCGCAGCAAGCGGGACGTGCCCCTGGACGTTTTTGTGGCTGACCTGGACCGTCAGGAAAGCGTCCTTTTCAACTTGCAAATGGCGGTGCAGGGGTGCATCGACCTGGCAGCCCACCTGGTGAGCGACCTGGATCTTGGGGTGGCCGGCAGCACGAGTGAGCTCTTCTATCTGTTGGAGCGGGAGGGGATCCTCGATCCGGCCCTCGTGGAGCAGATGGTACGGGCCGTGGGGTTCCGCAACCTGCTGGTGCACGAATACGCTCGCATCGACCTGGGCCAAGTCCATCGCATTGCCCAGGACGTGGTCGCCACCCTCGAGAGTTTTCTGGCCGTCATTGGCGGGCGTTGGCTGTGAACTTCTCGGGGGAGCGGCATGTCTGTCAGCCGAGGTAGCCCAAACGACCTGGGGCACAGAGCACTCCGCACGGCCCTGCGGAGCCCCGGCGTGCCGGCAAAGCGGGCGGCTCTGGATCTGCCGGCTCTTCAAGGCCATGTGCTGAGGATCTTTCAGCCCTTCGCTCCGGAGCTGATCATCCTTTGTGGCTCCCCTGGCCCGGGAGGACTGGGACGAGTTCAGTGACGTCGACCTCGTCGTTGTGTGCCAGACGGGCAAACGTTTTCTGGACCGCCTTGGGGCGCTTTATCTGCGCTGGGATCTGCCATCCTGAGGCCGGCGGAGCGGATGGCCTCCCTGCGGCAAGTCCTTTCCGCCATGGCCCAGCCGGCCGCGCCTTGTATTGTCCATCATGGTCGGGGAGAAACGCCATGCATCGTGCCACCCCTCGTCGTCTTCGCTGTGCCCGTCAGAAGGGCTTTTCCCTCATCGAGCTTCTGGTGGTTATCGTCATCCTGGGGATGCTGGCCTCTCTGGTGGGGCCCCGTCTCTTCGGCAAGCTGGGCATGGCCAAGCAGAAGACGGCCAAGACCCAGATCGAGATGCTGATGACGGCCCTGGACGCTTACCGGCTGGACGTGGGCAGCTATCCGTCCCAGGGCGAGGGCCTGGAGGCCCTGGTGAGAAACCCGGGCAGTGACCGCTGGACTGGGCCGTATCTGGCCAAGGATCTGCCCCGGGATCCCTGGGACCGCGGCTACCACTACCAGAACCCCGGCGAGCATGGCGAGGTGGATATCTTTTCCTACGGCAACGACGATCGGCCTGGAGGCGATGGCGAGGATGCCGATGTCGGCAGCTGGCAGTGAGTAGGGTATCCCGACGCCTTTCCCGGCGGGGCACCCTTCGAGATGATCGGCCGGCAGCAGGCCGAACGGGCTCTGGCTGCAGCTGAGGCGGTCTTCGCCATCGTTTGTGCCCGCCTGGACAAGGATGGGCTCACCCGCAGGTGATCTGAGCGGTCCGCAAGGATGCTCGGAGAGCCGGGTGCGGTGGCAGGGGGAGGGGTACCGGCGCTGGAATGGAACTGCTTGACCGGGTCGAGCGACTGATCGCTCAGGCTGAAAACAGCGGCGTCGAATTCAAGTCCGCCGGAGCGCATCCGGACTCGCTGGCCCGCGAACTGGTCGCCTTTGCCAACTCCCAGGGGGGAACCATCCTGCTCGGCATCGATGATGCTGGCAGGGTCGAGGGGCTGGATGACTCACGCTCATGGGAGGAGTGGATCGCCAACATCGCGCGCCAGAACGTGGTGCCACCCCTGTCGCCGACGTACCAGGAGGTGGTCTGGCAGGGGAAGCGTCTGGCGGTCATCGATGTCCCCAAGGGCAAGGAAAGGCCCTACCAGACCAGCCGTAACCTCTTCCTGGTGCGGGTGGGATCCACGAGCCGGGCGGCATCTCAGGGGGAGCTGATGCGCCTGTTTCAGCAGGCAGGCGTCTTCCATTACGATCTGACCGGGGTCGAGAAGACCGGTATCCGGGATCTGAACCTGGCCAAGATCGCGGTCTATTTTCAGCGTTACGACATCGATCTTGCCCAGGAAGAAGACCCTGCGAGCCTGTTGCGCAACACCGACATCCTCACCGAGACTGGCGAGGCGACGGTGGCCGGCCTTCTGGTCTTTGGCATCCAACCGCAGCGCCACCTGCGGAACAGCAGCATCAGCTTCGCCCACTATGCCGGTCGCCGGCCGGATGCCGAGCTGGTGGACCGCCAGGTCATCGAAGGGAACCTGGATTACCAGGTGGATACGGCGCTGGCAGTGATCCGGAACAACCTCCGACAGCCCTCGGTCATCGAAGGGGCACAGCGGCGGGAGCTGGAGCCAACCTATCCGGACAAGGTCTTTCGGGAGCTTCTGGTCAACGCCTGCGTGCACCGCAATTATGCCATTGCCGGCTCCCGGACCCGGGTGCTGCTGTTCGACGACCGGCTGGAGGTCATCAGCCCGGGTCGGCTGCCCAACACCGTCACCGTCGAAAAGCTTCGCCGGGGGGTTTCCTATGCGGTCAACCCGGTGATCGTCAAGTTCATGGAGAACCTGCGGTACATCGACAAGCTTGGACCTGGCCTGCCCATGGTCTGCCAGGAGGCCGAAAGACGGGGGCGCCAGGTCGCCATGGCCGAGGTGGGCGAGGAGTTCCAGGTGGTGTTGCCGATGTGATGACTCCTGAATCCAAAACGTATGTCTATTCCTGGCTTCGAAATTGCGTCGATCCCGCCGGCGAAGATAGCCGAATACATACTCTCGTTACGCCATCCGGTCGGGAAAGCGAAGGCCAAGTTTTTCCGTTCTCACGGGTATTCTGACGAAAACACACAGATTTTCGCCGAGGATCTCCGCCGTATCGCCGCCGTGGGGCGGGTCGTCGAACAGGAGAGCACACCATACGGGATGAAGTATGTCATCGAAGGCTCTATAGTTACCCCGAGAAGCACAACCATCGTGGTGAGAACCGTCTGGTTCGCCGATCGTGAAGGCGGTCCGCCGCGATTTGTAACCGCTTATTATCCCGGAGGAGAACGAAGATGATTCAAGAACTGGATACGGTGGTTTTGGCGCACGATATCGAGGAGCACGGGCTGAGCACTGGCGACATCGGGGCGGTCGTGCTGTCCCATAGCGACGGAGAGGCGTTCGAGGTGGAGTTCGTGACGGGCGAAGGCCAAACGGTTGCGGTTCTGACTCTCCGAGCACAAGAAATACGACCTATGCAAGCTCACGAAATTCTCCACGCACGTCAACTCGCGGCATAGCTGTTCGCCCATCGGATATCGGCGTTGCGAAAAACTCGGCCGCGACAGGCACGAAGCCTTGGATGAGGCTATGCGTCATGGGTATTCCAGGGAAGGCCTACCGTGCGACCCGGGAGGAGAAGACCAGGATCCGTGCCGCCCTTGCCGCGGCCCTGGAGGCGCGGCCGGAGATCCGCTTCGCCTGGTTGCACGGCTCGTTCCTGGGCGATCTGGCCTTTCACGATATCGACGTCGCGGTCATCACGGCTGGCCGGCCGGACAACCCGTTGCTCCAGGCCGCCCAGCTGGCCGGAGCCCTCGGCGAGCTGGCCGCTTATCCGGTGGACGTGCGCATCGTCAACGAGGCGCCAGTGTCCTTTCTGTTCTCGGTGATCCGCGGCGAAATCCTCGTGGACCGGGACCCGGAGGAGCGCTGCCGTTTTGCGGAGGAGGTGGCCAGGCGCTACCTGGACATCAAGCCGATTTTAGTGCAGGCCACCCGGGAGGCCTTCGGCCGTGCCCCTTGACCCGGAGCTGGTCCGGACCCGATGCCAGGAGATCACCGACTCCGTTGCCCGCCTGCAACGGATCGGTGTCGAGCCGCTGGAGCGCTTCCTGGCCGATGCGGATCTTCAGGACATCGCCTGCTACCGGCTGCAGATCGCCATTGAGGCGGCGCTGGCCCTCTGTTACCATGTTGCGGCCCGCCGGCTGCGTATCGTGCCCGAGGACTATGCCGCCTGCTTTCGCGCTTTGGCTGTCCACGGTCTTCTGCCCGGGGACCTGGCTGAGCGGCTGCAAAGAATGGCGCGGCTCCGCAACCTCCTGGTGCACATGTACTGGAAGGTGGACTACCGGATGATTCGTGATATCATCCAGCGGCACCTTGGCGATCTGGCGCAGTTCGTGGACCTGATCGTTGACCTGGGCTGAGCCTGAGCCCCTGTAGGCCCCCCCTCGGCGCCGGACCCGGGGGGCAGACTCTCTCCCGCTAAGGGAGGGGGCAAAACATCCCGGCATCGAGTTTGTAGGCCTCCTCCCTCCAGCGGGAGCTGATGTCGGAACGGTTGGACCTGGAACAAGAACACCAACGGAGTGTTGAGCTTGAAGCACGCGATCGTATCTTCATGGGGGAGCCGACTAGCCACCCTCGTCGTGGCATGGCTGCTACTGGCCGCCAGCCCCGCAGGGGCCCAGGAGGGCGCTGCCGCCATCGCCCAGTCACCGGCGGTACAGGCCGCGGTGGCCTCCGGCCAAGTGACCCCGGCCCAGGTGCAGCAGGGCCTGCAGATGCTGGAAAGCGGGCAGATCAGCCCCGAACAGGCGGCAGCTGCTCGGGAGCGGTTGGCCCACGGCACCCTCACCCCCGCCGAGATCGAGACCGGTCGCCGGCTCCTGGAAGGCGCGCGGCAGTCCGAGACCGCGAGCGGGGCGGCTCCCGATGCCACGGGCGGCGAAGCCGGACCGGAGCAGCAGCGGGCGCCGGAGGGCATCGTAGCCGGGCAGCCGGCCTTTGCCCAGCGGATGTTCGGTCCGGCTGCCAAGGGTCTCACCATCTTCGGCCAGGATCTCTTCTCCCGGCCGGCCGAGACCTTCTCGCCCCTGCGGGATGTGCCGGTGTCCGAGGACTATGTGGTCGGCCCTGGCGACGCCATCAAGGTGATCATGTGGGGCCGCCTGGAAGGCAGCTACGAGCTGGAGGTGACCCCGGAGGGGGAGATCAACTTCCCGAAGCTGGGCACCCTGAGTGTCGCTGGCCTCACCTTGCGGGAGGTCAAGGCCCTCATCAGCCAGCAGGCGGAGAGCATCACCGGCGTGTCGGTGAGCGTCTCCATGGGCAAGCTGCGCACCATCCAGGTCTTCGTTCTGGGCGAAGTGAAGCGGCCGGGACTGTACTCCGTGAGCGCCCTGGCCACGGCGGTGCACGCCTTGCTCGCCGCCGGCGGTCCTACGCCCCTGGGCTCCCTGCGGGGCCTGGAGCTGAAGCGCAACGGCGAGATTACCAGCCGCATCGATCTCTACCGCTTCCTCCAGCGGGGCGACATCAGTGACGACACCCGTCTCATGGCAGGCGACGTGGTGTTTGTTCCGGCGGTGGGCCCCCTGGTGGCGGTGACCGGCAACGTCAAGCGGCCAGGCATCTACGAGATGCAAGGTGAGCGAACCCTGCAGGGGGTGCTGGCCCTGGCTGGCGGCCTGGCGCCCCGGGCCTACAACCAGCGGCTGCAGATCGAGCGGGCCTTCGCCAACCAGCAGGAGATCATCCTCGACATCCCGTACGACACGGTGGAGAAGCAGCAGCCGGTGCCCGTGGCGGACGGCGACGTGGTCAAGGTCTTCTCCCTCATGCCGGTTGCCGCCAACGCCGTGACCCTGATCGGCAACGTGGCCCGGCCGGGCGAGTACGCCTTCCGGCCCGGCCTGCGGGTGCGGGATGTGCTGCCGGACGTGGAGAGCCTGCTGCCAGACGCCCATTACTCGTATGCCCTCATCAAGCGCTACCACTTGCAGGACATGAGCACCGAGCTCATCCCTTTCGACTTGGGTGCTCTCCTGGCAGGGGTGCCGGGCAGCCACAACATCGCCCTCCAGCCCATGGATGAGATCCATGTCTTTTCGAAATGGGCCTTCGAAGACAAGCCCAAGGCCCTTATCGAGGGGGAGGTGCGGAAGCCCGGCAGCTACCCGGTGGAGCGGATGCGGGTCAAGGATCTCATCCAGAAAGCCGGCAGCCTCACCGAGACCGCCTATCTTGCCAAGGCCGAGCTGATCCGCACCGACGAGGCCCAGAGACAACACACCCTGTACTTCGACGTTGCCGCTGCCCTGGCCGATGATCCCCAGCACAACTTGGCCGTGCAGAACCTGGATCGGGTGCGGATCCATTCGGTGTGGGAGGAGCGCTGGCAGGAATTCGCCAGCATCGATGGCGAGATCAAGGAGCCCAAGGCCTATCCCCTCACCCAGGGCATGCGGGTCAAGGACTTGGTCTTCAAGGCCGGCGGCTTCACTCGGGATGCCTCCATGACCACCGGCCATCTCTATCGTACCGACTGGCGCACCAAGGAGGTGACCATCCTCACCTTCGAGCTGGACAAGGCCCTGGCCGGCGATCCGGACTACAACCTCATCCTCCAGGATTTGGACCGGGTGGTGGTTCACAGTGTCTGGGAATACAAGGAGCACCATACCGTGCAGGCCAAGGGCATGCTGAACAAGCCCGGCTCCTATCCCTATGCCGCCAATATGACCGTCCGCGACCTGGTACTGGTGGCCGGCAGCCCCCGAGAGGCTGCCTATCTGGACCGCGCCGAGATCGTCCGCTACCGGATCGTCGACGGCCGCCAGGTGGAGACATCCCTCGTCGAGATCAACCTCCGCCAGGCCCTGGCGGGCGACTTGCGGCACAATATCGCCTTGCAGCCCTGGGACGTGCTCACCGTCAAACGGATCCCGGAGTGGGGCGAGACCGCCGAGGTGCGGATCTCTGGGGAGGTGAATTTCCCAGGCTCCTACACCATCCGCAAAGGGGAACGATTGAGTTCCCTCATCGAGCGGGCGGGCGGCTTCACGCCCCTGGCCTACTTCCGGGGCGCCCGCTTTACCCGGGAATCGGCCCGGGTCCAGCAGCAGGAGCGCATGAGTGAGCTGGTGGATCGCCTGGCCGGTGAGCTGGCCCGGGGCGCCACCCAGGAACTCACCGAGACCCTGACCAAAGAGGATATCGAGGCCGAGAAGCAGACCATGGACGCCCAGCGCACCCTCATCGAGCGGCTGCGCAGGATCAAGGCCACCGGCCGTGTTGTCATGAAGCTGGCCCCCGGACCGGGGTTTGCGGACAGCGAGTTTGACGTGCTCCTGGAAGACGGCGACGATCTGCATGTACCGCCGGTCCGCCGTACTGTGGCCGTCCTGGGCGAGGTCTACAACCCCACCACCCTGATTTGCGGCCTGGAGGGCACCACCATTACCGTGGCCCTGGGCCAGACCGGCGGGCCCACCAAGTACGCCGAAGAGGACGAAATCTATGTCATCCAGGCCGACGGCTCGGTGCATGGCAAGAGACAACGCGGCTACGTGACTACCGTCTTCTCCAGCTTCGAGGACCGGCCTCTCTATCCCGGCGACACCCTGGTGGTACCACCGAAGCTCATCCACACCAGCCTGAAGCGGGACATCAAGGACGTCACCTCCATCCTCTATGAGATGGCGGTGGCGGCTGGCATTGTCATCACTCAGGTGTTCGATTGATGCAGCCAGCGCCATTGCTATCCTGGCCCGGTGGTCCTGCCCATGAATGATCCGGTTGCCACAGCACTTGTGGATTCAACGGCACCAGCGGGCGGTGTGGGGGAGATCAACCTCCTGGACCTTCTGTTGGTGATCCTCGCCGCCAGGCGCATCATCCTTGGCTTGGCTCTGGCGGCCGGGGCTGCCGCGGCTGCTGTCGCCTTCGGACTGCTCCCGAATGTCTATCGCTCGGAGGCGACCCTGACCGTGCTTCCAGGCACGAAGCAGACGGACCTGGCCGCGGCAGGCGGTCTCGGTGGCATGGCTACCGACCTGTTCGGTGGGGGCGGCAGCAAGGAACTGGCCCGGCTCGAGGTCACGGCGAAAAGTCGAGAGCTGGCGCGCCGGGTGATCGCCGAGCACGACCTGATGCCCGTTCTGTTTCCAAAGCTGTGGGATCCCCAAGTCAAGACATGGCGGGGGCAGAAGATACCCACCGAGCAGGATGGCATCAGACGGTTGATGGCCATGCGCTCGGTGACCACGGAGGTCAAGAAGGGGGTGCTGGTGCTGGCCGTCGAGCATCGGGATCCAGTCATGGCTAAGGCGATGGTGGAGTGGTACCTGGGCGGACTGAGCGAGATCCTTCGAGAGGCGGTCCTGCGGGAGGCCATCGACAACCAGCGATTCTTTCAGGAGCAGCTGCAGCATACGGCCGATGCTCTGTTGCGGGACAAGCTGGCCGGCCTGCTCGCCAAGGAGATAGAGCGGGAGACCTTCGCCCGTGCCCAACACTACTACAGCTTCGAGGTGGTGGACCCGCCGTTGCAGATAGACGAGGACAAGAAGGTGCGTCCGAATCGGCCGCTTATTTGTGTCATGGCGGTGGTGGTCGCCTTGGCCTTTGGGGTGATCGCAGCTTTTCTGCGGGAATTCGGGCGGAGTATGAAGGCCAACGCTGACCCGGCGCAACTGGCTCGTCTGCGGCAGGCTCTGCCCTGGGGCACCCGCTGGTTGGCCTCCTGATCGCCTCGATTCTGAAGCAGCCTCTGTACCCTGGGGATAGAGCGGAGGAGGGTTCCTTGGCACATCCACTCGCGGGATCGCGAATCTTCATCACCGGTGCTTGCGGTACGGTAGGCTCGGAGCTGATCCGGCAGCTGCTGGGCAATCCCTTGTACGATCCGGCTGAGGTTATCGGCATCGACAACAACGAAAGTGAGCTCTTCTTCCTGGATCAGCGGTATCTCGCCGATTCGCGCGCCAGTTTCTTCCTCGGGGACATCCGGGACCGGGATAAGTTGTATCGCCGCATGCGCGGAATTGACATCGTCTTCCACGCTGCGGCCCTTAAGCATGTGATTCTTTGTGAACGTTCCCCTTTCGAGGCGGTGCAAACCAACATCCTGGGGGTTCAAAATATCATCGCCGCCGCCTTCGAGAACCGGGTCCGCAAGGTGATCTTCACGAGTTCCGACAAGGCGGTCAACCCCACCAATGTCATGGGCACCTCCAAGCTTATGGGCGAGCGACTTATGACCGCGGCTAACAGTAGCCGGGGCGAAGGCGGCCCAGTCTTCACCTCCACCCGCTTCGGCAATGTCCTCGGCTCGCGGGGCTCGGTGATACCCATCTTCCGGCAGCAGATCGCCCGGGGAGGGCCAGTCACCTTGACCCACCGGGAGATGACCCGCTTCGTCATGAGCATTGAGGAGGCGGTGCGCCTGGTGATTGATTCCGTGGAGCTGGCGCGGGGTGGTGAGGTGTTCATCACCAAGATGCCAGTGGTCACCATCGAGGACTTGGCTGCGGTGATGATCGAGGAACTGGCCCCCCAGCATGGGCGCGACCCCCGAACCATCGAGGTGTCGGAGATCGGCGTCAAGCCTGGCGAGAAGCTCTATGAGGAGCTCATGAACGGCGAGGAGACCCGTCGCGCTGTGGAACTGGGTCGCTATTTCGTGGTGCTGCCGGCGTTTCGTGGCCTGTACGAAGGCATCGGCTACGACTACCCTGACGTGCTCTCCACCACCGTCACCAACCCCTACGTCTCCTCCCGGGAGACGGCCATCGACCGGGAGACGGTTCGCTCGTTCTTGCGGCAGAACGGCCTGCTCGGGCAAGACAACGAGTCCTGAGGTATGACACCGACCGCTTTGGAGCAACAACCAGGCAGGAGCGGAGGCATGCGCGTCCTGATCCTGGGCGGGGATGGCTATCTTGGCTGGCCGACCGCCATGCATTTGTCGGCGCAGGGTTGCGAGGTGGGGGTGGTGGACAGCTACCTGCGCCGCCGCCTGGCCCGGGAAGAGGACGTAGAGCCGCTCTACGAGGTGCCGAACCTCCAAGCCCGGATTCGGCGCTGGTCCGGTTATTCCGGCCGGACGCTGTGGGCTGCAGTCGGTGACCTTTTGGATTGGGAATTCGTAGCCCGGGTCTTCCGGGAATTCCAGCCGGAGGCGATCGTGCACTATGCCGAGCAGCCGTCGGCGCCCTATTCCATGCTCCGCCGCCAGGCTGCGGACCTGACTCTTCACAACAACTTGGGAGTGACGGCCAACGTCATCCATGCCATTCGGGAGTTCTGCCCCCAGGTCCATCTCATCAAGCTGGGAACCATGGGCGAGTATGGCACGCCGGACATCGACATCGAGGAGGGTTGGCTTCAGATCCACCACCAGGGGCGCAGTGACCGATTTCTGTTTCCGCGCCAGGCAGGCAGTCTGTACCACTCCACCAAGATCATGGACACCGACCTCCTGTGGTTCTATGTCCGGATCTGGGGGCTGCGGGTGACCGATCTCATGCAGGGACCGGTCTACGGCGTGTTCACGGACGAGAACGAAGGGGACGAGGCTCTTCTACCCTTTTTCAGCTACGACGAGCTGTTCGGCACCGTCCTCAACCGTTTCGTGGTCCAGGCCGTCGCTGGGGTACCGCTTACCGTCTACGGCAAGGGTGGCCAGACCCGGGGCTACCTCAACATCCGGGACACCTTGAACTGTGTGCGTCTGTCCCTGGAGAATCCGCCTGGGGCCGGGGAGCTCCGCATCTTCAACCAGTTCACCGAAACCTTCACGGTGAATGACCTTGCCCAGCGGGTGCAGCGGGTGGGTCAAGCCATGGGGCTGCCGGTGACTGTGCAG
This window harbors:
- a CDS encoding DUF86 domain-containing protein, whose amino-acid sequence is MVDRDLVCAKAGAIARHLDRVRSKRDVPLDVFVADLDRQESVLFNLQMAVQGCIDLAAHLVSDLDLGVAGSTSELFYLLEREGILDPALVEQMVRAVGFRNLLVHEYARIDLGQVHRIAQDVVATLESFLAVIGGRWL
- the gspG gene encoding type II secretion system major pseudopilin GspG: MHRATPRRLRCARQKGFSLIELLVVIVILGMLASLVGPRLFGKLGMAKQKTAKTQIEMLMTALDAYRLDVGSYPSQGEGLEALVRNPGSDRWTGPYLAKDLPRDPWDRGYHYQNPGEHGEVDIFSYGNDDRPGGDGEDADVGSWQ
- a CDS encoding RNA-binding domain-containing protein, translating into MELLDRVERLIAQAENSGVEFKSAGAHPDSLARELVAFANSQGGTILLGIDDAGRVEGLDDSRSWEEWIANIARQNVVPPLSPTYQEVVWQGKRLAVIDVPKGKERPYQTSRNLFLVRVGSTSRAASQGELMRLFQQAGVFHYDLTGVEKTGIRDLNLAKIAVYFQRYDIDLAQEEDPASLLRNTDILTETGEATVAGLLVFGIQPQRHLRNSSISFAHYAGRRPDAELVDRQVIEGNLDYQVDTALAVIRNNLRQPSVIEGAQRRELEPTYPDKVFRELLVNACVHRNYAIAGSRTRVLLFDDRLEVISPGRLPNTVTVEKLRRGVSYAVNPVIVKFMENLRYIDKLGPGLPMVCQEAERRGRQVAMAEVGEEFQVVLPM
- a CDS encoding DUF6883 domain-containing protein; the protein is MSIPGFEIASIPPAKIAEYILSLRHPVGKAKAKFFRSHGYSDENTQIFAEDLRRIAAVGRVVEQESTPYGMKYVIEGSIVTPRSTTIVVRTVWFADREGGPPRFVTAYYPGGERR
- a CDS encoding DUF4926 domain-containing protein yields the protein MIQELDTVVLAHDIEEHGLSTGDIGAVVLSHSDGEAFEVEFVTGEGQTVAVLTLRAQEIRPMQAHEILHARQLAA
- a CDS encoding nucleotidyltransferase domain-containing protein — encoded protein: MGIPGKAYRATREEKTRIRAALAAALEARPEIRFAWLHGSFLGDLAFHDIDVAVITAGRPDNPLLQAAQLAGALGELAAYPVDVRIVNEAPVSFLFSVIRGEILVDRDPEERCRFAEEVARRYLDIKPILVQATREAFGRAP
- a CDS encoding DUF86 domain-containing protein, producing MPLDPELVRTRCQEITDSVARLQRIGVEPLERFLADADLQDIACYRLQIAIEAALALCYHVAARRLRIVPEDYAACFRALAVHGLLPGDLAERLQRMARLRNLLVHMYWKVDYRMIRDIIQRHLGDLAQFVDLIVDLG
- a CDS encoding SLBB domain-containing protein is translated as MAWLLLAASPAGAQEGAAAIAQSPAVQAAVASGQVTPAQVQQGLQMLESGQISPEQAAAARERLAHGTLTPAEIETGRRLLEGARQSETASGAAPDATGGEAGPEQQRAPEGIVAGQPAFAQRMFGPAAKGLTIFGQDLFSRPAETFSPLRDVPVSEDYVVGPGDAIKVIMWGRLEGSYELEVTPEGEINFPKLGTLSVAGLTLREVKALISQQAESITGVSVSVSMGKLRTIQVFVLGEVKRPGLYSVSALATAVHALLAAGGPTPLGSLRGLELKRNGEITSRIDLYRFLQRGDISDDTRLMAGDVVFVPAVGPLVAVTGNVKRPGIYEMQGERTLQGVLALAGGLAPRAYNQRLQIERAFANQQEIILDIPYDTVEKQQPVPVADGDVVKVFSLMPVAANAVTLIGNVARPGEYAFRPGLRVRDVLPDVESLLPDAHYSYALIKRYHLQDMSTELIPFDLGALLAGVPGSHNIALQPMDEIHVFSKWAFEDKPKALIEGEVRKPGSYPVERMRVKDLIQKAGSLTETAYLAKAELIRTDEAQRQHTLYFDVAAALADDPQHNLAVQNLDRVRIHSVWEERWQEFASIDGEIKEPKAYPLTQGMRVKDLVFKAGGFTRDASMTTGHLYRTDWRTKEVTILTFELDKALAGDPDYNLILQDLDRVVVHSVWEYKEHHTVQAKGMLNKPGSYPYAANMTVRDLVLVAGSPREAAYLDRAEIVRYRIVDGRQVETSLVEINLRQALAGDLRHNIALQPWDVLTVKRIPEWGETAEVRISGEVNFPGSYTIRKGERLSSLIERAGGFTPLAYFRGARFTRESARVQQQERMSELVDRLAGELARGATQELTETLTKEDIEAEKQTMDAQRTLIERLRRIKATGRVVMKLAPGPGFADSEFDVLLEDGDDLHVPPVRRTVAVLGEVYNPTTLICGLEGTTITVALGQTGGPTKYAEEDEIYVIQADGSVHGKRQRGYVTTVFSSFEDRPLYPGDTLVVPPKLIHTSLKRDIKDVTSILYEMAVAAGIVITQVFD
- a CDS encoding Wzz/FepE/Etk N-terminal domain-containing protein; translated protein: MNDPVATALVDSTAPAGGVGEINLLDLLLVILAARRIILGLALAAGAAAAAVAFGLLPNVYRSEATLTVLPGTKQTDLAAAGGLGGMATDLFGGGGSKELARLEVTAKSRELARRVIAEHDLMPVLFPKLWDPQVKTWRGQKIPTEQDGIRRLMAMRSVTTEVKKGVLVLAVEHRDPVMAKAMVEWYLGGLSEILREAVLREAIDNQRFFQEQLQHTADALLRDKLAGLLAKEIERETFARAQHYYSFEVVDPPLQIDEDKKVRPNRPLICVMAVVVALAFGVIAAFLREFGRSMKANADPAQLARLRQALPWGTRWLAS
- a CDS encoding polysaccharide biosynthesis protein, with protein sequence MAHPLAGSRIFITGACGTVGSELIRQLLGNPLYDPAEVIGIDNNESELFFLDQRYLADSRASFFLGDIRDRDKLYRRMRGIDIVFHAAALKHVILCERSPFEAVQTNILGVQNIIAAAFENRVRKVIFTSSDKAVNPTNVMGTSKLMGERLMTAANSSRGEGGPVFTSTRFGNVLGSRGSVIPIFRQQIARGGPVTLTHREMTRFVMSIEEAVRLVIDSVELARGGEVFITKMPVVTIEDLAAVMIEELAPQHGRDPRTIEVSEIGVKPGEKLYEELMNGEETRRAVELGRYFVVLPAFRGLYEGIGYDYPDVLSTTVTNPYVSSRETAIDRETVRSFLRQNGLLGQDNES
- a CDS encoding NAD-dependent epimerase/dehydratase family protein, whose product is MRVLILGGDGYLGWPTAMHLSAQGCEVGVVDSYLRRRLAREEDVEPLYEVPNLQARIRRWSGYSGRTLWAAVGDLLDWEFVARVFREFQPEAIVHYAEQPSAPYSMLRRQAADLTLHNNLGVTANVIHAIREFCPQVHLIKLGTMGEYGTPDIDIEEGWLQIHHQGRSDRFLFPRQAGSLYHSTKIMDTDLLWFYVRIWGLRVTDLMQGPVYGVFTDENEGDEALLPFFSYDELFGTVLNRFVVQAVAGVPLTVYGKGGQTRGYLNIRDTLNCVRLSLENPPGAGELRIFNQFTETFTVNDLAQRVQRVGQAMGLPVTVQHLPNPRVEKEEHYYNPRHTGLLELGLQPHFLTDAVLQQLLAFVVCHQDRIDHHKIFRGTTWA